Genomic DNA from Oryza sativa Japonica Group chromosome 5, ASM3414082v1:
GAATCAGGAACTTCTGCGACAACTCCAGATCTCCAGGATTATTTGCTTAAACGATATTTACACTAATGTGTGTGATACACGTGCCATCCATCGTTGAGTCCTGCAAACACAGGTTGAACATTCAAGTTTCTAAAATCAAAATTTAGATCAGTATTTGCATATGCTTCTGATGAGACTACAGTCAGAAATAGCAACCAACAAGCAACAACCAGGCAAGCAACATATGATTCTGACCCCAAATAAAAACATCCACAAGCTAGCTACTTTCTGCATGTTATCCACAGTTCTGTACCTATCAATTGTTCGGTTCCAAGCAGACATGCGGGGCGCAGATGAGGATGGGGATGTTCAGGATCTTGTCATAATATAGTCGTCAGCTTGTAACTGACAGTTCATAACAAAACCAACAGATATCTCATGATATTAAAAAGCCATGCGGCTAAGGCATCTATTTCTACATAGGTTTCTGAGAATTATTGCCAACATCAGTTCTCTACTGTCCTAACTCAAATGCTCAGTTTGAAATTGGATGGTCAAGCGATGGCAAGAATGAATGCGATATAAATTTCCCAACAGGATATTAATGTTTCTATTGACAGTCAACTGAACGCTGGATCTTGATTTTCATTTTGAATGGGCATACCGAACACCCAAAAGAACAGTTCTCTACTGCCTTATCCTACATGAACCCCTGCTAATGACCAAATGGAATAATCCAAATCCCATCAGGATATGCTACTATTTTGGCCTCAATAGCTGGCACACCAATCATTGTGCtctcacaaaaaagaaaaaaaaagagaaagaaaatcataACTGTCACTGAATTTGAAACAAATTGATGCGTACAGTACGAATATATATTTCTGAACAAATTGGAATTATATGTACTAATAGATATGATGCTTAAAGTTTACCACATTATAACATGATATTGTCAGATGCCATATTGCCACTTAATAGCTGAAACTGACGTGTACGAAGttgatttgataaaaaaaagggtCAGATAATGGCAACAGGAGGACTACATTATACTAGCTAATGAATGAGATAATTCTACAGCAGTAGTACTGTATAATAGTACAGGATAATGAATTTTCAGCATGAAACTTAAACCCATCCAGTTGTAGATGACTTCTACGGATAAGTACAAGAGTCTTTTTGCTATTGGTCAGAGACAATTAACAAAGTAGTTGGTTTCAATGGCTCATATGGCTACACGGTTTAGCCCAAAAACTATGGTCACATGACGTCTCTATCTCTCTTGGGAACGTCAATTTTCTGGACACCCCTTGAAGCACAAGGCAAATTAAGCTCGTTGAGTTTGACCATGCAATTCCTTCTTGAGGACGCATTCTAATCGATCCCAATGCAAGCAAACACATCACCAGAGCCAAAATTGGCTCCAAATTGATCACAAGTTCTCACCAAATTCATCCACCACACAACTAATTCCTTGGTTTGTCACTAATACATCATGTAGAAATTGGGAATTTGAAAAATGAAACAAACAAGAACAGCAATTCACAAAGTAAAGGAGCAGCAatcaagaaggaagaagatgattGGGGAGGCAACTCACATACTAGTAGGACGGCTGCGGCGGGACGGGGGTGTAATACCGGCCGGCCTCCTCGTCGATGCTGTCGGCGGGGCGGTGGAAGACGGCgtggaggaggacgatgacgacgccgacgagcagCGAGGTGAGGATGTTGACGGTGGCgccggtgaggaggaggaggacgagggtgAGCACGGAGAGCACCGCGAGAACGGCGCCCTCCCCGACGGCGCGGCCGCAGAGCGCGAgcggctcgtcgcggaggaagTAGAGGAAGAGCCAGGCGACCATGCAGGCGAGGAAGACGATGAGGGAGACCGGGTGCCAGAGCAGGGAGAGGAACACCACGGCGAGCACCACGATGGCGTAGTTCATGGAGAAGTGGCCCAGgttggcgcgcgcgcggcggtacGCGCCGCCGAGCCCGCGCGGCACGGACGCCGCCCGCGGGTCGGCGAGctcccgccacggccgccgctccgccagcgccgtcgcgccgcgcgcctTGGCGCGGGAGATGAAGTcgagcggggaggaggaggaggagcccgggGGCGGCCCGTCCGAGGACGAGGAGGTCGGGATGGTGCCATACTTCGAcatggcgcggaggcggaggcggcggacggtggccggcgccggcgagacgcggcgagggaggcgaaGTGGACTTGAcgtggaggagagggagggagtcttGACTCTGGAAGGGGCGAAGCGACCGCCCAATTAATGGAGAGGAATGGcatgggtggggcccaccgcgACAGCTAGGTGGACACGTGGCGGTGGAGGTTACGGCAAGATCGTGGCCGTTGGTTTCGATTCGGGCCTAGTGAAGTTTTGGTTAGGCAATAGAAGGCCCAGAATGAATGGGCTTTTTCCTGGTAACTAAATTGGCCCACACGTCAGGCATAGGTCCGTTGCGGCCCAACTAGTATGGGCCGCACATTAGGCGAGATCCAGTTTCGGCCCATGTAGTACGGGCCGCCATGCCATTCCGGCCTGATATAAACGGGGCTCCAGTTTGGCCTGGTCGCATTCTGGCCCATGTTGTGATCTTCTGTTTATCACCTGCTACGTGATGTGTGTTGTGTTGCCTGCTTGATTTTGCAAGTTTTGCTCGGCAAATTGAGCTGAGATTCAAGTTGAGAAAAACTTGCAGTACCAATTGTTCATTTGTTTCtatttactctctccgtttcacaacatGATATCTTTTGGTCTCTTTATCTCTGGACTAAATTCACTAACAttcatataaaatatatatgaagatCCATACATGAATCTGTTTAATACataaaatgtcttataatataaaacaaagtactccctccatttcgaaatgtttgacgctgttgactttttagcacatgtttaaccgttcgtcttattcaaaaaaaataagtaattattaattctttttctatcatttgattcattgctaaatatatttttatgtaggcatataattttacatatttcacaaaattttttgaataagacgaacggtaaaacatgtgctaaaaaattaatggtgtcaaacatttcgaaacggagggagtaagtaagTAGTGATTTACTATGAGGTGCTATGCTCATCCAATGTTGCTCTTCACAACGTCAATGGAACCCGCATCCGAAGAAAGGGATAGTCACTAGACGATTAAATCTCTATGTTTGAGTTTTAGTTTGCAATCTTGCTAGAGAGGCTGAAAATTTTGGATAGCATATGATCTGATCCTGTAAGACATAACCTTCCAAAATCTGTATTATGGTATCTTTTGACGTGGAGCAGGTCTACGTACACATAGAACTCATTTCACGCTTATGTTCTTACTTCATGTACAATATGAAATAAACCATATATACTACAGTTGTAATGTGTTTGTTTATATGCTAGCTCGGACCTATATATCTACGTTATTAACAAATAGACTatgcactacttaaaaaaacagcCACGAGAGTCTTTTTACTACTCGGTCGGGGTCCAGTGGCCGACTGCCTGCAGAGATTCATTATCGTAGATGGCAGATTGAGGACGTCACCTACGATAATGGATTTTCACAAGCAACATCATAAGCCAGCCGCCTATGAAACATAGCCACTATAAGGCCTTCTCCCCGAGACACACACATTTTATCCAAACTCTTTCTTCTAAAACAAGTAAAATGATGAAAGGGGAAGgcttttaactcaaaatttttCGTGGAGTTCGCTATCCTTAGACCCTTTGATTTGTAAAAGTAGGGAATTTGTAGGATTTTAATCCTACTTCCCCCATACTAATACATCGTGAGGGTTGCTATGGACAATATTAATGTCCGTTATCAGTGCAAGCTCATGATGTCCTAATCTTTTCCTCAAGAACGTAACATATTTATTCTGGTATAGATTAGTTACTATAAGCTTCTTTACTAAGTAACCCCCTACCCCACTACTAAGGAATCCTAGCATCAAGCATCAAATGCTAGCTAATGGTTTCCCCAAaattatttgtttttgtttaagGGAAGTGCATGGGGACTAATGATTTCATCACTTGGCGCCACATACTaaattagttaaaaaaaacaaagctccTTTGGACCTAACAAACTTTTGGCGTTGGTTTGACCACTCTGTATAATGATATCTTTGATGCAAAGTTTTGAACAGAACCATGCAAATTAAGATATATGAAAAGAGGAGAAGAACCTCAGCATCAGGGCATTGTGTAATCATACTCTCTGCCACCTCTAAACAGAGTGATTAATTTAGAAACTCGTTGAACCACTTTAATGGCATGGGCTTTTGGTTTGGGTACTCTCTGGTCACATCATTGCTTACAGCCAGCACTGTGGATATACTATTAATTACTAGCTCACTAATTTTAATTTACTCCAAAGTGCTGTGTGGTGATGCTATCAATTATGCCATCAGCGGCTACACATGTGTTTATCTGCTCTCTGACGTGTCGACACTCGACTCCAAGAAAATTAGGAGTAGcacatgtagcctagtggttacgaGAGTCTCAGTAACATTTAAGGTCGTTGGTTCGACTCTCTATGGAAGcgaattttctaggatttaatggcattgtgctttcagtggtaggcgacgtacccgtcgaagcgaggcgtctgtggtgacttcgtcaatcttaagGATTTGCCAggccagtcttcgaagatgctcataggggtagggtttgcgtgcgtgcgttcataggaGTGAGTGCGCGTGCATTGTAAGTGTCtacgttgtactgtgtaattctaaaaaaaaagagtgctccctccgtctcaaaatacaaGAACCTAGATAGGAGCGGATGGGACGTttcctaatactatgaatctgctCCTATCCGCTCCTatctaggttcttatattttgggacggagggagcattagggtctgtttggttggagggactaatGATTAGTCCCTCCACTTTAGCCCCTTTTAGTCCCTAAAGTCCCAAACAAGGGTGactaaaagaaataaaagggaTTAAAAGTACATTAGTTCATTAGTCCTCGTGGGAGGAGCTTGACTAAAAGGGACTAAAAGTACATTAGTTCATTAGTCCTTGTGGGAGGAGCTTGCAGGGACTAAAATGTTTTCTTTCCACCTCTTGTCCCGCTGCCTCCACATAGCCCTATCCTTTTCTCATCTccctcctttcctcctctcgaccccgcaccgccgccgccgcgccgctacCCTGCGCAAGCCACCGCACCAGCTTCGCACAAGAGCCACCACTGCCCCGCGCAAGCCCCAGCGGCGTAGTGcaagccgccgctgcccgcgcAAGCCACCGCTAGTCGGGCAACAGCCATCAGCCATGGCAGGCAACGAGGAAGAGCCGGTGGATATCTTGTCCCCGTCACACACACATCACCTTCGACTACGGCTTCTCGCAGGCTGTCAGGCCACGCCGGATCTGGCGTCGGCTTCCACTTTCGGGGGAGTGGATCCAGGGGCCTAGATCTGAACTCCCAGGCCGACGCCTTCCCCGACTTTGCCTCCTACCACCAAATCCTGCAATCGGATGGCCATGACTTACCTCCGATTCGCCCTGGCAGTAGATCCACCGGCGCCCTGTCGCGCCCTCCTTTCCTAGGGGTGAGACGCGACATAAGtcgtggaggaagaggaggacgagGCCGCGCCAGGTCCTTGACCATTGGCGCGGGATCCGCCAGGGGGATGCGGGGATTCGTTCCCCCGGCTCAGCTTCCAGCGATGGAGGTGTCATAGGCCATGGGGACTATTTGGACAGTTATGTGATGAATCAATTTTGGGACTGGGTTGCCGATGGTTTGTGGAGTTTGAAACAAATGTAATTTCTGGTTTATTGGTCTTGTGGAACATGTAATTTGTATTAATAAGCACTTGCAGTAATTTGAGGAACTTGTAATTTGTATTTTGGGACTGCTTCGATCTATCAATTTTGTTCATGTTCTAGCGTGATGTTTCAAACCTGTTTGCAAGCTGATTCCTGTCATTGCCGATCACTGATGCAGTGCAAATATGTGATCTGATCAGCAAATGTGTGTTCCGATTCCTGTCCTTGCCGATTGCATGGTTAGGGGTAATATGGTCTTTGTACAGTACAATTAATGATTTTTTTAGTCCCTACATCCAGACAaacagggactaaaatttttaGTCCTAGGACTAGAGGATCCAAACACCCTTCCCTTCAAAACGcagaatagaaaaaacacaggaatatgaaaaacgtaggaattgaaATTGTATATTTTTCTAATCCTACAGGAATTGAAAACACAGGAAATGGAGAGAATAGCCCTTTGATTATACCACAGGATACACTCAACAAAGGAAAGTTTcacaagaggtctaacctcttgcttattttcctatggaatTGATCATAGGAATGCAATCCTATGGAAGTTTTCCTATCCTCTTCCAATGAATCAAATGGCTCTATAGGAAAAAATCCTTAGGAAAatgaatcctccaaaattcctttgctaatcctccatttcaaaggggcccttagtatCACAATATAAAAATAAGGGGAAACATCCACTACAAATTTGGACGTGGACAGTTAAActtatctatctagattcgtagtactataaTATTTCTTTTCGTATTTAGTGTCCAGTTATGTTTTTTAATTTGATACTAGTTTGAATTTGCTAGTATATTATATGACGGAAGGATTAGTTTTTCCATTTGTTGACACTCGAACTGAAACCTTactggtgtgtttagttcacgtcaaaattagaagtttggttgaaattggaacgatgtgatggaaaaattggaagtttatgtgtgtaggaaagttttgatgtgatgaaaaagttgaaaatttgaagaaaaattttggagctAAACTCAGCCTCTGAGGATTTTGACTGGCAAGAGACAAGAtggattttgtttttcttgtttgaGAGTGAGAAGTGAGAAGGAAAGGAATCTTCAACTTCCTTTGCATCCCCACCACCGAGGTCCCATCTCAGATACCCGAAATCGTTAGGTTCATGAGTTTCTCTATAGTTATTCGAGGACATAAACGActgaattaactattataaatttgaatatgagttttataaaaatattacaaagaaaaaaatgtatatagaaATCTTTTACGCGAAATGTACTATTTAGGAGCTTGGAAAGCATATATGCCAACGAAAATCTAAAATTCAGaatgaaaataaaatacaatGCCTGTAGATATTAGATGAGCAAATTTAATGAAGCTATCACAAAGAACTCTGAAGTTGCAAAATAGCGTTACAAAGGAAAAATGCCATTGGGAATGACACTGACGAGAGTCTCTCTACCTGTTTAcgttaattaaaaaaagaacttaCCATTCATATAATGGTTATAAAGGCAGAGTATCTCTACCTTTTTACTTAAATAAATGGTGTTATGTTTTTCCATCCAAAACTGCTGTTATTGCATTTTTTTACAGAGAGAAATTAAGTTCCACGAAAGCAAACACTACCGTTGCTTTCTCTGTTATATAGTATGCTACAGTacgatccttttttttttgttttacatttGCTACGATTCTATTCTATACGATGTGAAATCTACTCTATACTTTGATATGTAATAAATAATTTGTTTTCCTGAATTTATTAAGACAAATTGAGCATGATGTTGAAAATTCAACTAACACAGAGAGAGACAGGATCCGGCCGgccttctagtttttttttttttgagaaacacagtacaaacgcagaCGCTCACAACATGCGcatactcacccctatgaacgcacacacgtacaccctacccctatgagcacctctatgagcacctccggaagactgggccgacatatcttgagattgacgaagtcaccacaggcgcctcgctgtcgatgggtacgtcacctaccactgaaagaataattagccgtaaatgcgagcacccgtgtcaaatctaggatttgaacccaggtgggctggttccaccacaagaaacctaaccagttgagctatgctCACTTCACCCGGCTGGCCTTCTAGTTAATCAAGACGAACCAGAAAGGAGGAACATGAAGATGTATAATGTGCCAGCAAGTTGAGGATAGgaatcatgtattttttttaaccgCCCCATGTTAGGTTTGACTGGAGCATGAGTTCTAAACGTCTATTCCGATCGGCTACTTCCTTATTCTTTGTGAGCACATCTTTCGAACTACTAAATATTGTGTTTCATACTTATGTATAAAAGTTTCTTtaagaaaatcatattaacttaattttcaagtttgaaataattaataccCAATTAACTCGTTTTGTGTGTTACCGAATAGATGAGTCCAAAACGCTCCTTCAAATGCAGCCTTATAGATGTCATAGGTTTATAAAATGGGCTAGTGTACTTTTAGGTAGTCGTGTCAAGATGATTAAGCAAAAGTTGAGGGTGAGAGTAGGACTGGTTCTAATTGCGAGCTTTTACTGGGGTTGTGGCTAACTAAGAATGGTTTTTTTAGGTTGCTTACAAATTGTTAATTTGATGCAGCGCTAAGGGCTCTTCAGGCAGCCTATTCGACAATGCACAATATAAAAGGTTGATGGATAATATGATTCAGCTTCGCCATGTGGATATGCTACCCGACGATCTAGAAATTGGATTGTGGTGTTTGGTGTGTCTAGAAATTTGATAGTGGTGTGTCTTTGTTTTTCGCTGGTCCATTTGTTCCAAGGTTTTCGGCTATGAGGGTATGTTAGCTCATCTGATCTTTGGCTGCCTGTGTGGAAGGTTGGAGCTAAAAACGGTAAAGCTGGTATCCCCAGCTATGTGTTCTTTAGCTATTGTTCtagtgtactccctccataaaaaaatccAACGTAGAAAGGAATGTCACCCCTCCtattagtacaacgaatctggacgaGGAGGGGTCATATCCCctcctagattgatttttttttaggacggagggagtaagactCTGTATGTTGTTTTGGCTTTTTAAAAAGAGGGTACTGTCTGAAAACAACAATTCAACCAATTTAAATAGTAGGCCAAAATAGAATCAATAAAACATtgagtgaatttcaccttagaCCGCCTCTTCTTAATAAGGTtctatttattttgtattttcaCATTAGGCCAGCTTTTTTCCCCTTTGGATTTCTCCTTAGACTACCTCTTTTACTTATTTTAGTTAGGCTTTGCGTGCCACCCGGTTTTCTCTCTAGGCACACTCCTCTTATCTATAGCACCTTACCGATGTTCACCATCTATATGGATTAAGGGAGTATAAGTTGAAACTTCAGTAATGAAATAGAGCTCGACCTGATATACACTTAGAATAAAAGAACTAAATATACGTTGTTTGGAGTCTTCAAAAAATTAATAATGATTTTAATTTGAAATCCCTATAGCTATCACTACAAACCAACAAGTagagaaagaagagaggggGGGGGTGTCCTAGTTGGTTTGTGGCTTGGTGATGTAGTTTTCGTTGCCTTGGAAGGGAAAAATTGACGAAAATGGTACTCATACTTTACAGTTCAAATTCTTTCTAATAAAATCTAGCAGCTTGACTTTTGTGCCATGGTATTTTACAACCCATTTAGTTCACTGCAATGGTACTGAGCAGAAAATATTTGTAATGTAGACCTATATAACAAATtagataaaatatttatttccttggaaaataaatatttttcctCCTTATTGCACGAAAAACGAAACCATCGAATTAAGTTAGGATCGTATAATGTATATCTAAGTCAAGGTTAACTAACTTTATAGGAAAAGCATagcaattaatattttttaacaccaaacatatattataaaagcaTGTTTAACTGagaatttaatgaaattaatttagtattgtAAATTAATAACTGTGTTCTTTTATATGCTTGATCAAACTTCAAAAAAAGTTTTACTTAGCACACAGGACCAAAGGACCTCACACGAAGGGGGAATCTATTTCTGTGTGCCACTAGCTGTGGGCTATTGTAGATATCCTGCCCCCCTTTATCATTTTCTGGGATTGCATGCCCATTTGTACAATATTATACAGAGTATTTGCATTTGTTTGCATATGAGGCTGCAATGTGCATATGCCCTTTTTTTGGCGCATCGCTGCCTAGGAGTGCTTTCTCACGTGCTGTCTGGATACATCCCCttccatgcatgcatctaaAGTCTTGGACCTGGAATCTTGTGAAAATTTCTATTATACTTAAGTTTGACACAAAATTAATTAGTAGTTGGTGCTtactctatcctaaaatatagcaacttaggACAAGATATAATGCATACTAGTACTAATAtaatgtccagattcgtagtattatgaTGTGTTCTAAtcataggttgctatattttgaaactGATCGATGTAGTAATAATATATGCAAGACCATCATGCACACCCGCTTAAAATATAATTAGTCAATAATATCAACTAACATCCTTTGCATTTCATAATCTTTTCACTGGTGTTAgttacttaatttatttttattattacgAGAAAGGTGTATACGCACCCACACCACAAGTGAATATGAGCAAACATATACTCGAAGGGATATGGACCAGTGACAAATTCCTAGCCCcactaaaattttattaaaaaacatcCGCGTGCATGTAATATTTAGGCAAGGAATTGTAGGGAAGGAAATGCTAACAGATGTATGGGAGGCAACATAATCAAATATTACACAAACAAACGACACAATCTATTTTAAGTAAATGAAGACAACATAAACGCACAACCtacaaatatttcaaatattacACAATCTATTTCAACGAAGACAACATACGAcacacaaacgcacccaatctATTTTAACGTTTCTTCATGGGTATCTGTCCACCTAATCTATATTAAGTAAATGAAGTAATTAAATACATAATATAAGTTATAAACATTatacttataaattattttaaaaaaaactaaagtggGTCATTAACTAATATATACATACGGGTGATAATTGGCCTAGCTAAGTCCATCATAACACATGAGAAACataatctctccctctcttgctAGCTAGATAGGACCCAAAAACAACTACATGATAGCTAACTACCCAACAATCATCACACTATCAAC
This window encodes:
- the LOC107277179 gene encoding PRA1 family protein F3 isoform X1; translated protein: MSKYGTIPTSSSSDGPPPGSSSSSPLDFISRAKARGATALAERRPWRELADPRAASVPRGLGGAYRRARANLGHFSMNYAIVVLAVVFLSLLWHPVSLIVFLACMVAWLFLYFLRDEPLALCGRAVGEGAVLAVLSVLTLVLLLLTGATVNILTSLLVGVVIVLLHAVFHRPADSIDEEAGRYYTPVPPQPSY
- the LOC107277179 gene encoding PRA1 family protein F3 isoform X2, encoding MSKYGTIPTSSSSDGPPPGSSSSSPLDFISRAKARGATALAERRPWRELADPRAASVPRGLGGAYRRARANLGHFSMNYAIVVLAVVFLSLLWHPVSLIVFLACMVAWLFLYFLRDEPLALCGRAVGEGAVLAVLSVLTLVLLLLTGATVNILTSLLVGVVIVLLHAVFHRPADSIDEEAGRYYTPVPPQPSY